A segment of the Streptomyces sp. NBC_00376 genome:
CACCGCGACGGCAAGTACGCCACCCAGCGGGCCGACGTCGACGCACCGGTTCGGGGCGCGGGCGACGTGACCGTGCGGATCGGCGCGAGCAAGGGGGAGTTCACCGGCAAGCAGGGCAAGCGCCCGTACGAGTTCAGCGTGCACACCGGTTCCGCCCCGAGCGCGGTCGAACTCGGCGGGAAGCTGCCCCGGCTGGACTCCGCCGCCGCGTACAAGGCCGCGAAGCAGGGCTGGTGGTACGACCGGGACGACCGCGGCGGCGTCGTGAAGATCAAGACCGCGCCGCTCTCCACCGCCGGGTCGTTCTCGGTGAAGCTGAAGAACACCAGCGCGGTCGGCGGGCGGACCGCCGCGGCGAACGCCGTGGTCTCCGCGCCGTCCGGCCAGGAGGTCGGCGCCGGGGCCGAGGGCACCGTCACCGTCGACGTCACCGCGGGCACGGCCGATGTGACGGATGCCCAGGTCGGTCTGGACGTCCCCGAGGGCTGGCAGGTCGCCGGGCCCGCGAAGGTGGACCGGATCCCGGCGGGCACCACCCGGCGGGTCGAGGTCTCCGTCACCCCCGCGAAGGACGCCACGGCGGGAGAGGCACGGATCACCGCCCTCGTCCGCTACCGGTCGGCCGGTGAATCCCGCACCGCCACCCAGCGGTTCGCCGCCGGAGTGATGCCACCGCCGCCCACCGGTGAGGCCTGGGCGAGCGATCTGGTGTGGCTGAAGTCCACCAACGGCTACGGACCGGCCGAACGCGACCGCAGCAACGGCGAGTCGGGCGCCACCGACGGGCACCCGCTGACCCTCGCCGGGAAGACGTACGAGAAGGGGATCGGCACCCACGCCGACTCCGACATCGAGGTCTATCTCGGCGGGCGCTGCACCACGTTCACCGCGGACGCGGGCATCGACGACGAGATCAACGGCTACGGGGAAGTGGCCTTCTCCGTCGAGGCGGACGGCAAGGTGCTGTGGACCTCCCCGAAGGTGACCGGGGCCTCGGCGACCGTGCCGGTCGACGTGAAGCTCGACGGTGCGCGCCATGTGCACCTGAAGGTCACGGACACCAACGGCTCCAAGACCGGTGACCACGGGGACTGGGCCGGAGCCCGGTTCACCTGTTCCTGAATGTCCCGGACAGCACGGGAGCGCCGGGCGGTCACGTACCCGCCCGGCGCTCCACCGGTCCCGTCAGTCCTCCGGGGAGTCCTCCGGCGGACCCTGGGGTCCCTCGCCGTCCCCGCCGCCGTCGCCCTCCCGGTCGGCCGGTGGCTGCCGGCCGGGTCCGTCCGCGGGCGGCGTGCCGGGTCCCGTGTCGCCCCCGGTCTCGGGACGGACCGGCTTCGGCGGCCGGGTGCGGCCGCTGGAGGTGTCGCGCAGGTACGAGGTGTCGCCGCTCTCCGTCGCGTGCCCGCCCGGTGCCTGGCCCGGACCGATGTCCCTGCGGCGCAGATACCGCTCGAACTCCCGGGCGATGGCCTCGCCGCTCGCCTCGGGCAGCTCGGCGGTGTCCCGGGCCTCCTCCAGCGTCTGCACGTACTCGGCCACTTCGCTGTCCTCGGCGGCCAGTTGGTCGACGCCGAGCTGCCAGGCGCGCGCGTCCTCGGGCAGTTCGCCCAGCGGGATGCGCAGACCGATGAGGTCCTCCAGCCGGTTCAGCAGCGCGAGCGTGGCCTTCGGGTTGGGTGGCTGCGACACGTAGTGCGGCACCGCCGCCCACAGGCTCACCGCGGGCACGCCCGCGTGCGTGCAGGCCTCCTGGAGGATGCCGACGATGCCCGTCGGCCCCTCGTACTTGGTCTCCTCCAGGTCCATGGTCCGCGCCAGGTCCGGGTCGGAGGTGACTCCGCTGACCGGCACCGGCCGGGTGTGCGGGGTGTCGCCGAGCAGGGCGCCCAGGATCACCACCATCTCCACTCCCAGCTCATGGGCGAAGCCCAGGATCTCGTTGCAGAACGAGCGCCAGCGCATGGATGGTTCGATACCCCGGACCAGGACGAGATCGCGGGGCTTGTCCCCGCCGACGCGGACCACGGAGAGCCGGGTGGTCGGCCAGGTGATCTTGCGCACCCCGCCGTCCAGCCAGAGCGTCGGCCGGTTGACCTGGAAGTCGTAGTAGTCCTCGGCGTCCAGCGCCGCGAACACCTCGCCCTTCCACTCCCGGTCCAGGTGCGCGACCGCCGTGGAGGCGGCGTCCCCTGCGTCGTTCCAACCCTCGAACGCGGCCACCATGACCGGGTCGATCAGCTCGGGAACCCCCTCGAGCTCGATCACCCAGGCCTCCTTCCGAAGTTCCCTTGTGTACCCATCAACCTTACGGCTTCCGGCCACTTGCGCCGCAGCCCGAGCACACGGCCGGGCGAACCCGGCCCGCACAGGCGTATCACCGGTCGAATCAGGGCATCAGACCCGGGATACATCCGAGCTGTGATGGGTAGATTTCGTTCAGGCGCTGGACGTTGGGGTCTTCGTGGCGCTATACATCGGATGACCAGAACAGAGGTCCGATGTTATTCCCCTGGGGGCGCACATGAGTCAGACCGTCACGGATTTCGAGGTCCACGACATCCGTTTTCCGACCTCGGAACAACTGGACGGCTCGGACGCCATGAACCCCGATCCCGACTACTCGGCTGCCTACGTCGTACTGCGCACCGATGTCCAGGACCGCACGGGCGGACCGGACAGCGGCAGCGGCGGCATCGAGGGACATGGCTTCTGTTTCACCATCGGGCGCGGCAACGAGGTGATGGCCGCCGCCATCGACACGCTGCGCCCCTATCTGTTGGGGCGCCCGGTGCCCCGCACCGCGGCCGATCTCGCCGCACTGCACCGCGAGCTCACCCATGACTCGCAACTGCGCTGGCTCGGCCCGGAGAAGGGCGTGATGCACATGGCGGCCGGAGCGGTCGTCAACGCCGCCTGGGACCTGGCCGCCAAGCTCGCGGGCAGGCCGGTCTGGGAGTTCCTCGCCGGGATGACGCCCGAGGAGCTCGTCTCCCTCGTCGACTTCCGGTACCTCACCGACGCCCTCACCCCCGACGAGGCCCTGGAGATCCTGCGGGCCGCCGAACCCGGCCGGGCCGAGCGCGCCGAGCGGCTGCGTGCCGAAGGGTACCCGGCGTACACCACCTCGCCCGGCTGGCTGGGCTACAGCGACGACAAGCTGGTCGGGCTCGCGAAGGAGGCCGTCGCCGACGGCTTCACCCAGATCAAGCTGAAGGTCGGCGGCAGCCTGAGCGACGACGTCCGCAGACTCGCCCTGGCCCGCGAGGCCGTCGGACCGGACATCCGGATCGCCGTCGACGCCAACCAGCGCTGGGACGTCCAGGACGCGGTCGAGTGGATGACCGCGCTCGCGCCGTACGACCCGCACTGGATCGAGGAACCGACCAGCCCCGACGACATCCTCGGCCACGCCGCCGTCCGCGCGGGCCAGCCGGTCAAGGTCGCAACCGGCGAACACGTCGCCAACCGGGTCGTGTTCAAGCAACTGCTCCAGGCCGGGGCCGTCGACTTCGTCCAGATCGACGCGGCCCGCGTCGCGGGCGTCAACGAGAACCTGGCGATCCTGCTGCTCGCCGCCAAGTACGGCGTGCCGGTCTGCCCGCACGCGGGCGGGGTAGGACTCTGCGAGCTGGTGCAGCACCTCTCGATGTTCGACTACGTGGCGGTCTCAGGCAGTTGGGACAACCGTGTGATCGAGTACGTCGACCATCTCCACGAACACTTCGCCGATCCCACCGTGATCGAGTCGGGCCGCTACACCGCGCCGAGCTCCCCGGGCTTCTCCGCCCGGATGCTCCCCGAGTCGATCGACGCACACCGCTATCCGGAGGGCGCCGTATGGCAGTCCCGCCGCACCACCGAGGAGGCCGGCCGATGACCGCGACGAGCGACTTCGAAGGAATGGGAGCCCTGGTCACGGGCGGCGCCTCCGGCATCGGGGCCGCCGTCGCGACCATGCTGCTGGCGCGCGGCGCCCGGGTGGCCGTACTGGACCGGGAGACCGCGGGCGCCCCCGAGGGCGTCCTCGCCGTCAAGGCCGACGTCACCGACGACGACGCGGTGCGCGAGGCGGTCGACCGGGCCGCCGCCGAACTGGGCGCACTGCACACCGTCGTCTCCAACGCCGGCATCGGATCCATCGGCACCGTCGAGGACAACGCCGACGAGGAGTGGACCCGGGTCCTGGACATCAACGTCCTCGGCATGGTCCGCACCGCCCGGCACGCCCTGCCCCATCTGCGGCGCGCGGCGGCCGACCGCCCAGGCGCCGTCTCGATCACCCAGACCTGCTCCATCGCGGCGACCGCCGGGCTGCCGCAGCGCGCCCTGTACAGCGCGAGCAAGGGCGCGGTGCTCTCGCTGACCCTGGCGATGGCCGCCGACCACGTCCGCGAGGGCATCCGGGTCAACTGCGTCAACCCCGGTACGGCGGACACCCCGTGGATCGGCCGGCTCCTCGGCCAGGCCGACGACCCGGCAGCCGAGCGGGCCGCGCTCAACGCCCGCCAGCCTCTGGGACGGCTGGTGTCGGCCGACGAGGTGGCCGCCGCGATCGTCTACCTCGCGAGCCCCGCCGCCGCCTCGGTCACCGGCACGGCGCTGGCCGTCGACGGCGGCATGCAGGGGCTGCGCCTGCGCCCCGCCGAGAGCTGACGACCGGGGGAGCGCGGCCCGAGCCGCGTCATGGGCCGCGCCCCCCGCGCACGATGCACCTCCGCGCACGATGCACCTCCGCTTTGCCGACAGGGCTCCGAGCCGGTACTCACAAAGGACGGGACACCAATGAGAGTGCGTACGACGAGTGCGGCGGCCTGCGCCGTACTGCTGGCAGTCACCGCCCTCGCGGGCTGCAACCGCGAGTCGACCGCCGACGGCGCGGGCGGCGGGAAGGTCGGGATCGACCTGCCGCGCAGCGACAGCGACTTCTGGAACTCGTACCAGAACTACGTGGAGAAGGGTGTCGAGGCCGGCGAGGTCAAGGCGCTGCCGCTGACCAACTCGCAGAACGACATCGGCAAGCTGGTCGCCAACGTCCAGACCTTCACCGACCAGGGTGCCAAGGCCGTGGTGATGGCACCGCAGGACACCGGTGCGATCGCCGAGTCGCTCAACACGCTGAACGAGAAGAAGATCCCGGTCGTCAGCGTCGACACCCGCCCCGACAAGGGCAACATCTACATGGTGGTGCGCGCCGACAACAAGGCGTACGGGACCAACGCCTGCAAGTACCTCGGCGAGCAGCTCAAGGGCAAGGGCAAGGTCGTCGAGTTCCAGGGCGACCTCTCCTCGATCAACGGCCGCGACCGGTCCGAGGCGTTCAAGGCCTGCATGGACAAGGACTTCCCCGGCATCAAGGTCTTCGAGCTGGCCACCGACTGGAAGGGCGACGTCGCCTCCGCCAAGCTCCAGGCCACCCTGGCCGCCAACCCCGACATCAACGGCATCTACATGCAGGCCGGCGGTGTCTTCCTGCAGCCCACCCTCGCCCTGCTGGAGCAGAAGAAGCTGCTGAAGCCGGCCGGTACGCCGGGGCACATCACGATCATATCCAACGACGGCATCCCCGAGGAGTTCGACGCCATCAAGGCCGGGAAGATCGACGCGACGATCTCCCAGCCCGCCGACCTGTACGCGAAGTACGCGCTGTACTACGCCAAGGCGGCCCTGGACGGCAAGACCTTCAAGGAAGGCCCCACCGACCACGACTCCAACATCATCAAGATCCCGAACGGCTTCGAGGACCAGCTCCCCGCGCCGCTGGTGACCAAGGACAACGTCGACGACCCGAAGCTGTGGGCCAACCAGCTGGAGAAGAAGAGCTAGCCATGGACCAGGCACCACCTGCCGTACAGGCGGAAGGCGTTGTCAAACGCTTCGGGCCCACCGTGGCGCTCGACGGGGTCCGGCTCACCGTGCAGCCGGGTGAGTCGCACGCCCTGGTCGGGCGCAACGGCGCCGGAAAGTCGACCCTGGTCAGTGTCCTGACCGGACTCCACAAGGCGGACGCGGGCACGGTCGCCTTCGGCGGGGAGCCCGCGCCCGCCTTCGGGGACACCGCGGCCTGGCAGTCGAAGATCGCCTGCGTCTACCAGAAATCCATGGTCGTCCCGGATCTGACCGTCGCGGAGAATCTCTTCCTCAACCGCTTCGACGACAAGGCACGCTGGATCAGCTGGGGCAGGCTCCGCAGCCGCGCGCAGCGGCTGCTGGCCGAGTACGGTGTAGAGGTCGACCCCAGCACCCGGGCACGCGATCTCGCCGTCGAGCAGCGGCAGTTCGTCGAGATCGCCAGGGCGCTGTCCTTCGGCGCCCGGCTGATCGTCCTGGACGAGCCGACCGCCCAGCTCGACGCCCGGGGCATCGGGAGGCTCTTCGACAAGCTGCGGGAACTGCAGAGCCAGGGAGTGGCGTTCCTCTTCATCTCCCACCACCTCCAGGAGGTGTACGAGCTGTGCACGGCGGTCACCGTCTACCGTGACGCCCGCCATGTGCTGACCGCCCCGGTCGCCGACATCGCCAAGGCGGAGCTGGTGGCGGCGATGACCGGCGAGCAGTCCGCCGGTGCCACCGCCTGGCACGCGGGCGGCAGTGGGGCCGCGGCACGGGACGGATCGGCCGACCCCGTGCTGCGTACCGAAGGGCTCACCGTCCAGGGCCAGTTCGAACCACTGGACCTGGAGGTCCGCCCCGGCGAGGTGCTCGGCCTGGCCGGATCGGCGGCGAGCGGCAACACGGCCCTGGGCGAGACCCTGGCCGGCATGCGGAAGGCGGGCGGCGGCACCGTCCGGGTGCACGGCAGGGCCGTGCGCTCCGGCAGCGTGCCGCACGCGCTGGACGCCGGGATCGGCTACATCCCCGAGGACCGGCACGACCAGGGCCTCGTCCTGGAACGCAGCGTCGCCGAGAACGCCACGCTCACGGTCACCGACCAGCTCGGCCCGTGGGGGACCGTACTGCCCTCCCGTACCAGGGAGTTCGCGCGCTCGATGATCGCCTCGCTGGACATCAAGACACAGGGGCCCGAACAGCCCGTCTCCGGACTCTCGGGCGGCAACCAGCAGAAGGTGGTGGTGGCCAGGGCGCTGGCCCGTGAACCCAGCGTGCTGGTGGCGGTGCGGCCCACCGCGGGCGTGGACATCAAGTCCAAGGACTCGCTGCTCGGAGTCGTACGGCGGGTCGCCGACGAGGGGAACGCCGCAGTGATCATCTCGGACGAGCTGGACGATCTGCGGGTCTGCGACCGGGTGCTCGCCCTGTTCCACGGACGCGTGGTCGCGACATTCGCAAGCGGGTGGAACGACGGGGAGCTCGTCGCCGCCATGGAAGGTGTGGGGGAGAGGGAATGACCGGCACGGTACGGCCCCTGACGGCCGACGGCATCGACAGCGGACCGAAGGGCTCCCCGGCCGGCGAAAGGCCGCTGGACCGGCTCAAGCTGATCAGGTGGAGCGACTTCTCGCTGGTACCGGTGATCCTGGTGCTGATGGTGATCGGGTTCATCGTCTCGCCGGTGTTCCTGACCTCCGAGAACCTGATCAGCGTCGTCCAGCAGTCCTCCGAGCTGAGCCTGCTGGTGCTGGGCCAGGCGCTGATCCTGATCTGCGGGCGGATGGACCTGTCGCTGGAGTCGACGATCGGCATCGCGCCGGTCGTCGCGATGTGGCTGGTGCTGCCCGCCGAGGGCGGCCGCTTCGCGGGCCTGGGGCTGCTGCCCACGTGGTCGGCGATCCCGCTCTGTCTGCTGGTCGGCCTGGTCATCGGCGCGGTCAACGGCTTCCTGATGCTGAAGCTGAGGGTCAACGGCTTCATCGCCACGCTCGGCATGCTCACCATGCTGCGCGGCCTGCACATCGGCATCACCGAGGGCAAGTCCATCACGGACGTCCCGGAGTCCTTCCGCTACCTCGGCAAGAGCGAGTGGCTCGGCGCACCGGCCGCCGTCTGGATCTGCCTCGCGCTGTTCGCCGTCGGCGGCGCCGCGCTGGCCTGGCTGCGCCACGGCCGCTCGCTGTACGCCATCGGCGGCAACCCGGAAGCGGCGCGCGCGGCGGGCATCCGGGTGGACCGGGTCACCTGGATCGTGCTGGCCGTCGGCGGCCTGCTGGCGGCCTTCGCGGGCATCCTCTACACCGGTCACTACGGATCGGTCGCGGCGACCCAGGGCAACGGCTGGATCTTCCAGGTGTTCGCCGCCGCGGTCATCGGCGGCATCAGCCTCAAGGGCGGCCGCGGCACGCTGTTCGGGGCGCTGACCGGTGTGCTGACGCTCCAGCTGGTGGTCAATGTGATGACCCTCGGCGGTGTCCCGGCGCTGTGGAACCAGTTCCTCAACGGCGCGATCATCATCGTCGCCCTGGTCATCTCCCGCTTCGCGAGCGGCGAGAAGCAGGACTGAATCCCGCTTCCCGAACGCCGGACGGTGCAGATCCAGCCCGTCCGGCGTTCGAGGTCCGGGGGTCCGGTCCGGAGCCCCGGGTCCGTCCAGCCCCGCGCTACAGCGACGACCGCAACCACTGCTCCACGCTCGCCACATGCACCGTCGCCCAGGCCCGCGCGGCCTCCGCGTCCCGGTCCCGCAGCGCCGACACGATCGCCCGGTGCTCGTGGAGCGTCCGGGTGACCGCGTCCTCCTGCGTCAGCCCGCGCCAGACCCGCGCCCGGGTCGTCGGCCCCGACAGCCCGTCGAGCAGCGAGCAGAGCACCGAGTTCCCGGACGACTGCACGATGCCCCGGTGGAACTCCAGATCGCTGGCGACCAGCTCCTCCACCGAGGGCTGCGCCCCCAGCGCATCCAACTGAGAGCTGAGCGCGTCCAGTTGGGCCTCGCTGATCCGGGTGGCGGCCATCGCCGTCGCGGCGGGCTCCAGGATCCTGCGGACCGCGAGGAACTCCAGCACCGTGTCGTCGCGGTGGAAGTCCACCACGAAGCTCAGTGCCTCCAGGAGCAGCTGCGGATCGAGGCTGGTCACATAGGTGCCGTCGCCCTGGCGCACATCGAGAATGCGGATGAGCGAAAGAGCCCGCACCGCCTCCCGGAGCGAGTTGCGGGAGAGCCCGAGCTCCGCCGCGAGTTCGCTCTCCTTGGGGAGCCGGTCGCCGGGGCGCAGCGCACCCGAGACGATCATTCCCTTGATCTTCTCGATCGCCTCGTCGGTGACAGCCATGACGGTCCTCCTGGATCCGGACTGGAATCAGAACTGGAATCAGAACTGGGTTCAGACATCCGATGTATCCCTTCATTATGCGGGTCGGAGGAGGCGGATGAACCAGGTCTGCCGCAGGTCGTCCAGGGTGCGGGCGGCCGGACGCCCGCCGGGGTCAGTCCCAGAGCGTGGACGGTGCCTCGCGCCGCACCACCGGAGCGATCTCCTCCGCGAACCGCTGGAGCGTCTCGGCCTGCTCGTCGGCGCTCAGCCCGAAGCCGTCCACGCCGACCGACTGGAGGTCGTGCCCGTACACCTCGTGCCAGCCGAGAATCTTGTCGGTGATCTGCTGCGGGCTGCCGATCAGCTGGGGCCCGTCCGCGATGGCCTCCTCGATCGTCCGGAACGGTGTGTTGTACCCGGCCCTCCCTTCCAGGTGCGGCCGGAAGGACTGTGCCACCTTCGCCTCGTACAGCTCCTTGTAGCGCTCCACGGCCTGCTGCGAACTGTCGGCGATCAGCAGCCCGCCCGAGCCCGCGGCCACATGCGCGCGGGCCGGATCGTGGCCGTACGCCTCGAAGCGCTCCCGGTAGTGGTCGATCAGCCGGGCGTACGCCGCACGGGGCTGGACGGCGTTGGCGGTGAAGAGCGGATCGCCGTGGCGCGCCGCCAGTTCGGGGGATTCGAGGCTGGTCGCCGAGCCGTGCCAGACGCACGGAGGTCCCGCGTACGGGCGCGGCAGGGTCGTGGTGTTCTTCAGGGCGGGCCGGAACTCGCCCTCCCAGTCGACGCCCTCCTCGCTCCAGAGCCGGCGCAGCAGTTCGTACTTCTCCTTCTGGAGGTCCCACTGCCGCTCCTCGTCGAGCCCGAAGAGGTCGAAGTGGCCGGCCTCCGCACCCTTCCCGACGACCAGCTCGATCCGGCCCCCGGAGATCTGGTCGAGCGTCGCGAAGTCCTCGGCCACCCGCACCGGATCGAGGATCGCGACGACCGTGACGCCGGTCAGCAGCCGGATCGTGGAGGTACGGGCCGCCAGCGCGCCGAGCACCACACCCGGGCTGGACGAGAGGAACGGACCGGCGTGCCGTTCACCGATCGCGTACGCGTCGAAACCGAGCCGTTCCGCGACGACGCCGGTCCCGATCACTTCCTCGAACCGCTCGGCGGGGGAGGGGAGCCGGTGGTTCAGCGGGTGCGGGGCGTGGCCGATGAGGGAGAGCACAGAGAATTTCATGGTTCAACTGTCCCCGTGCCGTATTGCGCCCGTATGGCAGCCGTGTGGCGCGTCGGCAGACCGTGCCGTTCCGGACACGCGGG
Coding sequences within it:
- a CDS encoding PAC2 family protein → MIELEGVPELIDPVMVAAFEGWNDAGDAASTAVAHLDREWKGEVFAALDAEDYYDFQVNRPTLWLDGGVRKITWPTTRLSVVRVGGDKPRDLVLVRGIEPSMRWRSFCNEILGFAHELGVEMVVILGALLGDTPHTRPVPVSGVTSDPDLARTMDLEETKYEGPTGIVGILQEACTHAGVPAVSLWAAVPHYVSQPPNPKATLALLNRLEDLIGLRIPLGELPEDARAWQLGVDQLAAEDSEVAEYVQTLEEARDTAELPEASGEAIAREFERYLRRRDIGPGQAPGGHATESGDTSYLRDTSSGRTRPPKPVRPETGGDTGPGTPPADGPGRQPPADREGDGGGDGEGPQGPPEDSPED
- a CDS encoding L-fuconate dehydratase yields the protein MSQTVTDFEVHDIRFPTSEQLDGSDAMNPDPDYSAAYVVLRTDVQDRTGGPDSGSGGIEGHGFCFTIGRGNEVMAAAIDTLRPYLLGRPVPRTAADLAALHRELTHDSQLRWLGPEKGVMHMAAGAVVNAAWDLAAKLAGRPVWEFLAGMTPEELVSLVDFRYLTDALTPDEALEILRAAEPGRAERAERLRAEGYPAYTTSPGWLGYSDDKLVGLAKEAVADGFTQIKLKVGGSLSDDVRRLALAREAVGPDIRIAVDANQRWDVQDAVEWMTALAPYDPHWIEEPTSPDDILGHAAVRAGQPVKVATGEHVANRVVFKQLLQAGAVDFVQIDAARVAGVNENLAILLLAAKYGVPVCPHAGGVGLCELVQHLSMFDYVAVSGSWDNRVIEYVDHLHEHFADPTVIESGRYTAPSSPGFSARMLPESIDAHRYPEGAVWQSRRTTEEAGR
- a CDS encoding SDR family NAD(P)-dependent oxidoreductase, encoding MTATSDFEGMGALVTGGASGIGAAVATMLLARGARVAVLDRETAGAPEGVLAVKADVTDDDAVREAVDRAAAELGALHTVVSNAGIGSIGTVEDNADEEWTRVLDINVLGMVRTARHALPHLRRAAADRPGAVSITQTCSIAATAGLPQRALYSASKGAVLSLTLAMAADHVREGIRVNCVNPGTADTPWIGRLLGQADDPAAERAALNARQPLGRLVSADEVAAAIVYLASPAAASVTGTALAVDGGMQGLRLRPAES
- a CDS encoding sugar ABC transporter substrate-binding protein, translating into MRVRTTSAAACAVLLAVTALAGCNRESTADGAGGGKVGIDLPRSDSDFWNSYQNYVEKGVEAGEVKALPLTNSQNDIGKLVANVQTFTDQGAKAVVMAPQDTGAIAESLNTLNEKKIPVVSVDTRPDKGNIYMVVRADNKAYGTNACKYLGEQLKGKGKVVEFQGDLSSINGRDRSEAFKACMDKDFPGIKVFELATDWKGDVASAKLQATLAANPDINGIYMQAGGVFLQPTLALLEQKKLLKPAGTPGHITIISNDGIPEEFDAIKAGKIDATISQPADLYAKYALYYAKAALDGKTFKEGPTDHDSNIIKIPNGFEDQLPAPLVTKDNVDDPKLWANQLEKKS
- a CDS encoding sugar ABC transporter ATP-binding protein — its product is MDQAPPAVQAEGVVKRFGPTVALDGVRLTVQPGESHALVGRNGAGKSTLVSVLTGLHKADAGTVAFGGEPAPAFGDTAAWQSKIACVYQKSMVVPDLTVAENLFLNRFDDKARWISWGRLRSRAQRLLAEYGVEVDPSTRARDLAVEQRQFVEIARALSFGARLIVLDEPTAQLDARGIGRLFDKLRELQSQGVAFLFISHHLQEVYELCTAVTVYRDARHVLTAPVADIAKAELVAAMTGEQSAGATAWHAGGSGAAARDGSADPVLRTEGLTVQGQFEPLDLEVRPGEVLGLAGSAASGNTALGETLAGMRKAGGGTVRVHGRAVRSGSVPHALDAGIGYIPEDRHDQGLVLERSVAENATLTVTDQLGPWGTVLPSRTREFARSMIASLDIKTQGPEQPVSGLSGGNQQKVVVARALAREPSVLVAVRPTAGVDIKSKDSLLGVVRRVADEGNAAVIISDELDDLRVCDRVLALFHGRVVATFASGWNDGELVAAMEGVGERE
- a CDS encoding ABC transporter permease; the encoded protein is MTGTVRPLTADGIDSGPKGSPAGERPLDRLKLIRWSDFSLVPVILVLMVIGFIVSPVFLTSENLISVVQQSSELSLLVLGQALILICGRMDLSLESTIGIAPVVAMWLVLPAEGGRFAGLGLLPTWSAIPLCLLVGLVIGAVNGFLMLKLRVNGFIATLGMLTMLRGLHIGITEGKSITDVPESFRYLGKSEWLGAPAAVWICLALFAVGGAALAWLRHGRSLYAIGGNPEAARAAGIRVDRVTWIVLAVGGLLAAFAGILYTGHYGSVAATQGNGWIFQVFAAAVIGGISLKGGRGTLFGALTGVLTLQLVVNVMTLGGVPALWNQFLNGAIIIVALVISRFASGEKQD
- a CDS encoding FadR/GntR family transcriptional regulator — protein: MAVTDEAIEKIKGMIVSGALRPGDRLPKESELAAELGLSRNSLREAVRALSLIRILDVRQGDGTYVTSLDPQLLLEALSFVVDFHRDDTVLEFLAVRRILEPAATAMAATRISEAQLDALSSQLDALGAQPSVEELVASDLEFHRGIVQSSGNSVLCSLLDGLSGPTTRARVWRGLTQEDAVTRTLHEHRAIVSALRDRDAEAARAWATVHVASVEQWLRSSL
- a CDS encoding LLM class flavin-dependent oxidoreductase yields the protein MKFSVLSLIGHAPHPLNHRLPSPAERFEEVIGTGVVAERLGFDAYAIGERHAGPFLSSSPGVVLGALAARTSTIRLLTGVTVVAILDPVRVAEDFATLDQISGGRIELVVGKGAEAGHFDLFGLDEERQWDLQKEKYELLRRLWSEEGVDWEGEFRPALKNTTTLPRPYAGPPCVWHGSATSLESPELAARHGDPLFTANAVQPRAAYARLIDHYRERFEAYGHDPARAHVAAGSGGLLIADSSQQAVERYKELYEAKVAQSFRPHLEGRAGYNTPFRTIEEAIADGPQLIGSPQQITDKILGWHEVYGHDLQSVGVDGFGLSADEQAETLQRFAEEIAPVVRREAPSTLWD